The Candidatus Paceibacterota bacterium nucleotide sequence CGGAGGGGCTCACTTCCCACAAATTTTTTCACGCCGGAAGTAAAAAAACAAAAAGGAGACACGCTTGGCCCAACCCGCCCATCCGCGCGTGTCGAGATACTACCAAAATTTGACACTGCATAAATTTATGATAAAATTACATCACAATTGAATAAAAAGCGTTACTACTGGAGTCACGATCCAGGAGCTGCGAGCCAAATACTCGACGGAGGCTGAACCGTAAAACCCAGCAATCAGTGTCGCACTGCGGAGCTGATCTGAGAGCCGTATAGGATAAACCATAAAATATACGGAATAAGGATGGGACCGCGGGAGGTCCTTTTTTGATGCCTCTCGTTCCTTAGTCACCACAATCGTGGTGGTTAGAGAACGGGAGGTTTTTTATTATGAAAAAACAAATACTTTTTATACTAGCAACACATGAGGATGAAGCCTTTTCTCTTGATGTTTTCAAGAAGTTGGAAAAGGCAATGCCCAAGGATTTATATGGGTATAATTGGGTTATTGGAAATAAAAAAGCTCTAAAAAAGGGCGTGCGTTTTGTCGACGCCGATCTAAACAGATCAGCACCAGGAAACAGCAATAGCTCTGTTTATGAAGAAAGAAGGGCCGCGGAGCTTATCAAGCTAGCAAATGAGTATAACTTTATCATTGATATACACGGAACAGTCTCTAACGCTGGTATTTTTACCCTCATTCCCAAGCCAACTTTACAAAATATCTTATTTGCAATGACTCTACCAATTAAGAGAAATGTTTTGTGGTATTCGAGACGGTCTTTAAGAAATGGTCCGATTGTTCAATTTTGCCGACCTCCTGCCCTAGAAATTGAATGTGGACCAAAAGATGACCAGAAAACAAATGTCAACTTGGAGGCAATCCTAAAAGATATTTTGAAAATGTTAGCAAAGCCTGCTTATGAAGAAGTAATTAAGAGGCTTAATCAAAAGACCTTTTTTAGTGTCTATGGTAGCCAAAAAGAATGGGATAAAAACTTAAGAGATTTCCAGTTAGCAAGGATAAACAATGAGGAATTTATTCCTCTTTTGGTCAGTCAATATAAGGATATTGCCTGTTATAAGATGAAGAAAGTTAATTTTCAGGATTTATTTATTTACTAAAAATATGATGAAAAATAAAAGAAAAATACAAATCGGAGTTATGGGATCGTGTTCTGATCTCAAATACTCTAAAAAGGTTGAAAAACTCGCCGAAGAAGTAGGTTTCTGGGTTGCTAAGAAAAAAGCGACTCTAGTTTTTGGTGCAGAAAAGGATTTTGATTCTTTGTCAACAGCTGCCAGTCGTGGCGCAAAAAAAGCTGGTGGGCTTACAGTTGGAGTTACTTATGGAAAAGGACTTGAGGTCGTCGAAAAGAATGTTGATGTGGTCATTGCCAGTGGCCTCGAGAGAGGTGGAGGGAGAGAGCTTACTCTAGTATTAAGTTGTGACGCCATCATTGCCATAAGTGGAGGTTCTGGCACGCTAACAGAAATTGCCATTGCATACCAGGCGACTATCCCAATCATAGTTCTAACGGGAACGGGTGGTTGGAGTGATAAACTCGCAGGTGAATTTCTTGATGGTCGTAAAAGAATAAAAGCAGAAGCCGTAAGTAACCCTAAAAAAGCTGTCGAATTGGCTATAAAACTTATCAAATCAAAATATGAACAGTAGAAATAACCTTACAGTTCTAGCATCGTTTGCAACCGATAGGCTTCTTGATAAGAGAGGTTTGCTGTTGCGTGAACAAAAAGGTGGACCAGCTCTCTTTTTACAGAGAGTGCTTGGGGAAGAAAAAATCCCCTTTGACATACCCTATTCCTCAACACTTAAAGTGGAAATCCTTGTTGCACCTAAAGGAGAATTTGGGAAAGTAAAAACAAAGGCAAAGCCAATAAAAGTCTCTTGGCGATCACTTAACACCTCAGCTGTGCTTATTTCAACCATTCTTGACGAATATGATCTTGAGGGGATGGAAGCATACAAAAACCAGGTTTTTCTGGATGTCCAGGGCTATGTAAGAGACGGCGAGAATTTTGGCAAAAAGAAATACTGGGATCTCAGCTCGGACTCAATTTTATGTGTTAAAGGAACCAGGGAAGAAATATCCTATTTACCAAAAGATTTTGTTAAAAAACAAAAACAAAGAATGTTACTTATTACATTCGATTCAAAGGGATCAATTCTCTACTTCGAAAATGAAGCCATTAGCGCAAAACCTACAAAGATTGTTCGAGCAGCCGATACCATCGGCGCTGGCGATAGTTTTTTTGCCTACTTTGTAGCCAAGTACTTACAGTCAAGCGATCCAAGACGAAGCCTCGAATACGCAACTTCTAAAACAACTTCTTTTCTCTCTTCAAAAGTCCATCACACCAATCCTTTCTAAGAAGGGATTGGCTGTGTATTGATCTCCATCTCCCCTTAAAAAACCTCCCTACACATTCAATCTCTTCCTATACCCATCGTCAATGAATGTGCAACTTTCACACCTCGGGGGAGCTCGTTCCGATCACCCCCGAGGTGTCCAGCTTTTTGCATTCTCAGGTAATAAAGGTATAGAAGGGAATTTTTCCTAGGAAGAAAACGAATGAAAGGAGGTGATAATTATGAAAGAAATACCAATAGGACAGCCTGAAATTAAAGAGGCTTTGGATCAGCGTCCTTATGTTGTTTCGGGAGATATTAAAAATCTCCTGCAACAATGGGCTGACCAGAGAGAATTTAGGTTGCCTGACGATAGCTTTTTCAGAAAACTTAGATCTGATTTTGGGGTGTTCCTGACAAAAGTTTTTCCAGGGTTTGAATTTGTAACCGAGGAGGAACTTTCAGGTGGGTTGAATACCCTAGTAAGGAAAAACGGGCTATGTCCACTATCTCTTGATAGGGTTTATTGTCCGTCTGACCTTCGTGTTGATATTGCCCGCCAAGTCGATACTGATGGTAACGATAAAGGGTTGAGTAGAAGAGCAAACGCACCCTTTCTCCTTGAACAATTCCGCCAACTGAGAAGTTCAGGAATTAAGCAGGTCTCGCTCGTGGATGATGTCATATTTAGCGGTGATCTTATAGCTAGAGTCGGAGAAGCAATAAGCAGAGTTGGCATTCAGGTTGGAGCGGTATACGCTGGTATTGGAATTAGAGAAGGTGTAGTTCTCTTACTAAATAAAGGCTATAAGGTTGAATGTGTTCGCACTTACGATAGTGTCATCGACGAGATTTGTGAGCGGGACTTTTACCCTGGTGTGCCTTTATCGGGTAGGCTTGTGGATGCTGAAAAGAATGTTGGCGCACCATACATTTTACCTTTTGGCAATCCAGGTAAATGGGCATCTATCCCAGAGGAGTGGCAACTCCCCTTTTCCAAATTCTGTTTAGATCAAACGGCACAATTGTTCAAAGGAATTGAAAGAGCGTCTG carries:
- a CDS encoding succinylglutamate desuccinylase/aspartoacylase family protein; the encoded protein is MKKQILFILATHEDEAFSLDVFKKLEKAMPKDLYGYNWVIGNKKALKKGVRFVDADLNRSAPGNSNSSVYEERRAAELIKLANEYNFIIDIHGTVSNAGIFTLIPKPTLQNILFAMTLPIKRNVLWYSRRSLRNGPIVQFCRPPALEIECGPKDDQKTNVNLEAILKDILKMLAKPAYEEVIKRLNQKTFFSVYGSQKEWDKNLRDFQLARINNEEFIPLLVSQYKDIACYKMKKVNFQDLFIY
- a CDS encoding PfkB family carbohydrate kinase gives rise to the protein MNSRNNLTVLASFATDRLLDKRGLLLREQKGGPALFLQRVLGEEKIPFDIPYSSTLKVEILVAPKGEFGKVKTKAKPIKVSWRSLNTSAVLISTILDEYDLEGMEAYKNQVFLDVQGYVRDGENFGKKKYWDLSSDSILCVKGTREEISYLPKDFVKKQKQRMLLITFDSKGSILYFENEAISAKPTKIVRAADTIGAGDSFFAYFVAKYLQSSDPRRSLEYATSKTTSFLSSKVHHTNPF